From the genome of Staphylococcus haemolyticus, one region includes:
- a CDS encoding PTS sugar transporter subunit IIA, with protein sequence MFKKLFGKGKEVNKEIEIYAPLTGEYINIENIPDPVFAQKMMGEGFGINPTEGEVVSPIEGKVDNVFPTKHAIGLKADNGLEILVHIGLDTVQLDGQGFEILVSSGDTVQVGDPLLKFDLEYIRNNAKDVISPIIITNSDQTESIHVNDVKAVIKGETKVVDVTMS encoded by the coding sequence ATGTTTAAAAAATTATTTGGTAAAGGTAAAGAAGTTAATAAAGAAATTGAAATTTATGCACCATTAACTGGCGAATATATTAATATTGAGAATATTCCAGATCCAGTATTTGCACAAAAAATGATGGGCGAAGGCTTTGGTATTAACCCAACTGAAGGAGAAGTTGTTTCTCCAATTGAAGGTAAAGTTGACAATGTATTTCCAACTAAACACGCAATAGGACTTAAAGCAGATAATGGTTTAGAAATATTAGTTCATATTGGTTTAGACACTGTTCAATTAGATGGTCAAGGTTTCGAAATCTTAGTAAGTAGTGGCGACACTGTTCAAGTTGGTGATCCATTACTTAAATTTGATCTAGAATATATTAGAAATAATGCGAAAGATGTTATTTCACCAATTATTATTACAAATTCAGATCAAACTGAATCAATTCACGTCAATGATGTTAAAGCAGTCATTAAAGGTGAAACTAAAGTTGTTGATGTGACTATGAGCTAA
- a CDS encoding ribonuclease HI family protein: protein MAKIYFDAATRGNPGRSACGIVIKENDEKYVYTHDLGELDNHSAEWAALIHALEHARELNVVNALLYTDSKLIEDSVNQGFVKSARFKPYYENLEILEKSFELVFVKWVPREQNKEANQMAQQALFKLIKKKI, encoded by the coding sequence ATGGCAAAAATTTACTTTGATGCAGCTACCAGAGGTAATCCTGGGCGAAGTGCATGTGGAATAGTTATCAAAGAAAATGATGAAAAGTATGTATATACGCACGACTTAGGCGAACTAGATAATCACAGTGCGGAATGGGCTGCCCTTATTCATGCACTTGAACATGCTCGTGAACTGAATGTTGTTAATGCTTTATTATATACTGATTCAAAATTAATTGAAGATAGTGTTAATCAAGGATTTGTAAAAAGCGCACGATTTAAACCATATTATGAGAATTTGGAAATACTCGAAAAAAGTTTTGAATTGGTGTTTGTAAAATGGGTACCTAGAGAACAAAATAAAGAAGCAAATCAAATGGCACAACAAGCATTGTTTAAACTAATTAAAAAGAAAATATAA
- a CDS encoding YozE family protein has translation MKEHSFYQFALTVRGRKDSKGDLAEEIFNDLSFPKHEKDFNQLSDYIEMQSDISVPMSEFDDLYEEYIEWLKF, from the coding sequence ATGAAAGAACATTCATTCTATCAATTTGCTCTAACGGTTAGAGGCCGTAAAGATAGCAAGGGAGACTTAGCTGAAGAAATATTTAATGATTTGTCTTTTCCAAAACATGAAAAAGATTTCAATCAATTGTCTGACTATATTGAAATGCAAAGCGACATATCAGTACCCATGTCAGAGTTTGATGATTTATATGAAGAGTATATAGAATGGTTAAAATTCTGA
- the msrA gene encoding peptide-methionine (S)-S-oxide reductase MsrA: protein MAYATLAGGCFWCMVKPFTSYPGIEEVVSGYSGGHVENPTYEQVCTNQTGHREAVQIQFNSDITSFENILDVYFKTFDPTDGGGQFFDRGESYEPAIFYHDEEQKKAAELKIQQLNEEGIFKKPVITPILPYKNFYPAEDYHQDYYKKNPAHYEQYQRGSGRKSFIETHWGSQND from the coding sequence ATGGCATATGCAACTTTAGCTGGAGGATGTTTCTGGTGTATGGTTAAGCCTTTTACATCATATCCCGGTATTGAAGAGGTAGTATCTGGATATAGTGGAGGTCATGTTGAAAATCCAACCTATGAACAAGTTTGTACTAATCAAACTGGACATAGGGAAGCTGTTCAAATTCAGTTCAACTCAGACATTACGTCCTTTGAAAATATCTTAGATGTATATTTTAAAACTTTTGACCCTACAGACGGCGGTGGTCAATTCTTCGATAGAGGAGAAAGCTATGAACCGGCTATCTTTTATCATGATGAAGAGCAAAAGAAAGCAGCTGAACTTAAAATACAACAATTAAATGAAGAAGGTATTTTTAAAAAACCTGTTATAACGCCGATTCTTCCATACAAAAACTTTTATCCTGCGGAAGACTATCATCAAGATTATTACAAGAAAAACCCTGCTCATTATGAGCAATATCAACGTGGATCAGGAAGAAAATCATTTATCGAAACACATTGGGGGTCTCAAAATGATTAA
- a CDS encoding conserved virulence factor C family protein has translation MEILRVEPTPSPNTMKIVLSNKREDNKSNTFTYIEEQQPQFINDLLAIDGVKSIFYVMDFLAIDKEPKSDWEVVLPQITSTLNNESFIDSSHKPDEHYGEIKAEALMFKGIPYQIKLTTTSDESRKQLPDYFVESMLKAQKDGDNVVFLRKWQDLGVRYGDLEEVMNEVYEEIIALYPSEKLASLVQTALETDIVIPQQQYHHVTLNEYKEATDWKDKLRMLKEFPTPTLQDIDLLDEALQEDKAPLRRQAIVLIGMIEEKEILPYLYKGLRDKNPAVRRTAGDCLSDLGFKEALPEMENALNDPQKIVRWRAAMFLFDEGGPEQLPSLKSHANDPAYEVKLQIEMAISRIENGDEALGSVWKQIANRNK, from the coding sequence ATGGAAATATTAAGAGTAGAGCCGACACCAAGCCCTAATACTATGAAAATCGTATTATCTAACAAAAGGGAAGACAATAAATCTAATACATTCACATATATAGAAGAACAACAACCACAATTTATTAATGATTTATTAGCAATTGACGGTGTCAAATCTATATTTTATGTGATGGACTTCTTAGCTATTGATAAAGAGCCTAAATCCGATTGGGAAGTGGTCTTACCTCAAATCACTTCAACTTTAAATAATGAATCATTTATAGATTCATCACATAAGCCCGATGAACACTATGGAGAGATTAAAGCTGAAGCACTTATGTTTAAAGGTATTCCATATCAAATTAAACTCACTACGACTTCAGATGAAAGTCGTAAACAGTTGCCGGACTATTTTGTTGAGAGTATGTTAAAAGCTCAAAAAGATGGAGACAATGTTGTGTTTTTACGTAAATGGCAAGATTTGGGAGTTAGATACGGTGATTTAGAAGAAGTTATGAATGAAGTGTACGAAGAAATCATTGCTTTATATCCATCTGAAAAGTTAGCATCTCTAGTTCAAACTGCATTAGAAACTGATATTGTTATTCCTCAGCAACAATATCACCATGTAACTTTAAATGAATATAAAGAGGCTACTGATTGGAAAGATAAATTAAGAATGTTAAAAGAATTTCCAACACCTACACTTCAAGATATTGACCTATTAGATGAAGCTTTACAAGAAGATAAAGCACCCCTAAGACGACAAGCTATAGTATTAATAGGCATGATTGAAGAAAAAGAAATTCTGCCATACTTATATAAAGGCTTGCGTGATAAGAATCCAGCTGTTAGACGCACTGCTGGAGATTGCTTAAGTGATTTAGGTTTTAAAGAGGCTCTGCCTGAAATGGAAAATGCCTTAAATGATCCGCAAAAAATTGTACGTTGGAGAGCTGCTATGTTCCTATTTGATGAAGGCGGACCTGAACAATTACCTAGTCTAAAGTCACACGCTAATGATCCTGCTTATGAGGTCAAACTTCAAATTGAGATGGCAATTTCTAGAATTGAAAATGGTGATGAGGCACTAGGTTCTGTATGGAAACAAATAGCTAATCGAAATAAATAA
- a CDS encoding NifU N-terminal domain-containing protein: MQIVSIEETPNHKTMKINLSEKREDNKSNTFTSAQEGQPDFINKLFDIDGVKSIFYVMDFISVDKEDNADWNNILPQIQSTFE, from the coding sequence ATGCAAATTGTTTCAATTGAAGAAACACCAAATCATAAGACTATGAAAATTAACCTAAGTGAAAAAAGAGAAGATAATAAATCTAATACATTTACTTCTGCACAAGAAGGACAACCTGATTTCATAAATAAACTGTTCGATATTGATGGTGTAAAATCAATATTCTATGTTATGGATTTTATTTCTGTCGATAAAGAAGATAATGCAGATTGGAATAATATTCTTCCTCAAATTCAATCTACTTTTGAATAA
- the brxA gene encoding bacilliredoxin BrxA, translating into MNPYEQYMQELAQQMRAELTENGFESLETSEDVSNYMKNVNEEDTTFVVINSTCGCAAGLARPAAVAVAEQNDKKPTNKITVFAGQDKEATQTMREYIQQVPSSPSYALFKGTELKHFIPREHIEGRDIQDICMDIKDAFDENC; encoded by the coding sequence ATGAATCCTTATGAACAATATATGCAAGAATTAGCACAACAAATGAGAGCTGAACTCACTGAAAATGGTTTTGAAAGTTTAGAAACAAGTGAAGATGTATCAAATTATATGAAAAATGTTAACGAAGAAGATACAACATTTGTAGTAATTAACTCTACATGTGGTTGTGCTGCTGGCTTAGCCAGACCTGCAGCTGTTGCCGTAGCAGAGCAAAATGATAAAAAACCAACAAATAAAATCACTGTATTTGCTGGACAAGATAAAGAAGCAACTCAAACGATGCGAGAGTACATTCAACAAGTTCCATCAAGTCCATCCTACGCTTTATTTAAAGGAACAGAATTAAAACATTTTATCCCTAGAGAACATATCGAAGGTCGTGACATTCAAGATATCTGTATGGATATTAAAGATGCATTTGACGAAAACTGCTAA
- a CDS encoding queuosine precursor transporter — protein MYNEIFGVATFLVTFILMVIMFRCFGKQGLIAWVAIGTIIANIQVIKTVHIFGISATLGNVMFASIYLATDILNDIYGRKVAKRAVWLGFSSTLVMIIVMQMSLHFIPAPEDMAQKSLSTIFDLVPRIAVGSIIAYIIGQHVDVFIFSTIKKVFSSDKTFIIRAYGSTMLSSIIDTALFVTIAFAGTLPNMVVFEIFITTYLLKLISTIFNVPFGYIAKSMYRKGQIHKLDKGY, from the coding sequence ATGTATAATGAAATTTTCGGTGTAGCAACATTTCTTGTTACATTTATATTAATGGTTATAATGTTTCGATGTTTTGGCAAACAGGGCTTAATTGCTTGGGTAGCAATTGGTACAATTATTGCTAATATTCAAGTAATCAAAACAGTTCATATTTTTGGTATTTCTGCTACTTTGGGTAATGTGATGTTTGCGTCTATTTATTTAGCTACAGATATACTAAATGACATATATGGTCGTAAAGTTGCGAAGAGAGCTGTATGGTTAGGATTCTCTTCTACATTGGTTATGATTATTGTTATGCAAATGTCACTACATTTTATACCTGCACCTGAAGATATGGCTCAAAAATCATTATCAACAATATTTGATTTAGTGCCAAGAATTGCAGTAGGTTCCATTATTGCGTATATTATTGGACAACACGTCGATGTATTTATTTTCTCTACAATTAAAAAGGTATTCAGCTCAGATAAAACATTTATCATTCGTGCTTATGGTAGTACCATGTTAAGTTCAATTATTGACACAGCACTGTTTGTCACAATTGCGTTTGCAGGAACTTTACCAAATATGGTTGTATTCGAAATATTCATTACAACTTATTTATTAAAACTTATTTCTACTATATTTAATGTACCATTCGGTTATATAGCTAAGTCTATGTATCGTAAAGGTCAAATTCATAAACTAGATAAGGGATATTAA
- a CDS encoding zinc-finger domain-containing protein, which yields MTVILTHSEQEAIDKIDELMNTYCDKCLLKTHIRKTEGKTQAHHFCISECSIGKQIKQLGNELQ from the coding sequence GTGACTGTTATACTTACACATTCCGAACAAGAAGCAATTGATAAAATTGATGAATTAATGAATACTTATTGTGACAAATGTTTACTAAAAACACATATCAGAAAGACCGAAGGTAAGACACAAGCACACCATTTTTGTATATCTGAGTGTTCAATAGGTAAACAAATCAAACAATTAGGTAATGAACTTCAATAG
- a CDS encoding YSIRK signal domain/LPXTG anchor domain surface protein, whose product MNQHKKLQKFSIRKYAIGTVSTLVATFVFLGVNHDAQASEHLNPTQQHTNNNPENSINESSNTSIKPSDNKNTTGQVQSNQTSDTIREAKLIQQTNNKPQFNKDSSVSKQPSNTHVRKKRASNSDEIEFNRVVTGTVDNPSNAATTNSSLTPNDQQAPLIKPTFITSVGDAANTKRPIEILTSPNTDVALLDKDGATMGTGRTNETGHVTIIPQQWIPKGDVSAKATRGSESVTSDPVEALNTDPQHRPFVIEVTTDPFTRIELRDKYNKPLGASRTNDKGHAYIVPTRPIPEGNVTAVATDDSGNSSTSDPKKATDTTPPDKPIIHTNLVDKVGTLTPIEITTDPDTKVELFDKDNHLIGSGMTDHTGHITITPSKPLVEGTITAKATDDAETLNSSYSDPVNVTDLTPPILPNLETDLTSKAGTQTPITVTTDPNTTVELFDKDGNSLGKGTTDTDGHVTIIPNRPIPEGDVTAKATDNAEHPNSSTSQPKKATDTTPPIVPTFNTDIAGKAGTQTPITVTTDPNTTVELFDKDGNSLGSGETDGTGQVTIIPTKPIPEGNVTAKATDHAEHPNSSTSDPVKATDTTPPTKPSVVGSLDGKAGTTDPVEVTTDPNTKVELLDKDGNVIGSGITDGTGHAFITPTKPIPEGNVYVKATDNAARPNSSVSKPVKTTDTTPPPKPVVKGSMNGKAGTKDPIEIITEPYIKVEILDKDGHVIGSGKTDKNGHVIIKPNKPYPEGTIIIKATDNAQPPNSSFSDPIKVTDTTAPTEPKIHTTLIHKANTKTPVKVTTDPYTLVELLDKHGHVIGKATTDGNGNATIKPTTPIPEGEVTVRATDNAQHPNSSLSKPVKVTLADNDRAHKNGRRTNNTNQKDSKHNSGNTGDQGDNLSGYNQNDSNQNTVRSLPNTGYSNSESSTAFLMTSLLSGIALLSRKFKKEEK is encoded by the coding sequence ATGAATCAACATAAAAAATTACAAAAATTTAGCATTCGTAAATATGCAATCGGTACTGTTTCAACCTTAGTAGCGACATTCGTGTTTTTAGGAGTAAATCATGATGCTCAAGCTAGCGAACATTTAAATCCCACTCAACAACATACGAATAACAATCCAGAAAATTCAATTAACGAAAGCTCTAATACGTCAATCAAACCTTCAGATAATAAAAATACCACAGGTCAGGTTCAATCAAATCAAACAAGTGACACTATTAGAGAAGCTAAATTAATTCAACAAACTAATAATAAACCACAATTCAATAAAGATTCAAGTGTATCAAAACAACCATCAAACACGCATGTTAGAAAAAAGAGAGCTAGTAATTCAGATGAAATTGAATTTAATAGAGTAGTAACAGGAACAGTTGATAATCCATCTAATGCTGCAACAACTAATTCATCATTAACGCCAAATGATCAGCAAGCACCGCTTATTAAACCAACATTCATTACAAGTGTGGGAGATGCAGCTAATACGAAAAGACCAATTGAAATTTTGACTTCTCCTAATACTGACGTAGCTCTATTAGATAAAGATGGTGCAACGATGGGTACTGGAAGAACAAATGAAACTGGTCATGTCACTATTATTCCACAACAATGGATTCCTAAAGGTGATGTTTCAGCGAAAGCCACACGTGGTTCAGAAAGCGTAACATCAGATCCTGTGGAAGCGTTAAATACAGACCCTCAACATAGACCATTTGTAATTGAAGTCACAACAGATCCTTTTACAAGAATTGAATTAAGAGACAAATATAATAAACCACTTGGAGCTTCTAGAACAAATGATAAAGGGCACGCATACATTGTACCTACAAGACCTATACCAGAAGGAAATGTAACAGCAGTAGCTACCGACGATAGTGGAAATTCATCTACTTCAGATCCTAAAAAAGCAACCGACACTACGCCACCTGATAAACCAATTATTCATACAAATTTAGTGGATAAAGTAGGTACACTAACTCCTATAGAAATCACTACTGACCCTGATACTAAAGTGGAATTGTTTGATAAAGATAATCACTTAATTGGTAGTGGGATGACAGATCATACTGGACACATAACAATCACTCCTAGTAAACCATTAGTTGAAGGAACTATTACAGCAAAAGCTACTGATGACGCTGAAACGCTAAATAGTAGTTATTCAGATCCGGTAAATGTAACGGATTTAACACCACCAATTTTACCTAATTTAGAAACTGACCTAACTAGTAAAGCGGGTACTCAAACACCGATTACAGTAACAACTGATCCTAACACAACAGTAGAATTGTTTGATAAAGATGGTAACAGTTTAGGAAAAGGGACAACTGATACTGATGGACACGTAACGATTATACCTAATCGACCAATTCCTGAAGGCGATGTTACTGCTAAAGCGACTGATAACGCAGAACATCCGAACAGTTCTACTTCTCAACCTAAAAAAGCAACTGACACAACACCACCTATCGTTCCAACATTTAATACAGATATAGCTGGTAAAGCGGGTACCCAAACACCAATCACTGTAACGACTGATCCAAACACTACGGTAGAACTGTTTGATAAAGATGGTAACAGTCTCGGTTCAGGTGAAACAGATGGTACAGGTCAAGTGACAATCATACCTACGAAACCAATTCCTGAAGGTAATGTCACTGCTAAAGCGACTGATCATGCTGAACATCCAAATAGCTCAACATCTGATCCAGTGAAGGCAACTGATACAACGCCACCTACAAAGCCATCTGTTGTAGGTAGCTTAGATGGTAAAGCGGGTACTACTGATCCAGTAGAAGTTACGACTGACCCAAATACAAAGGTCGAACTTTTAGATAAAGATGGTAACGTCATAGGTTCTGGAATTACTGATGGTACTGGTCATGCTTTCATTACACCAACAAAACCAATTCCTGAAGGCAATGTTTATGTAAAAGCAACTGACAATGCAGCACGACCAAATAGTTCGGTTTCTAAACCTGTTAAAACAACTGATACAACACCACCACCTAAACCAGTAGTAAAAGGTAGTATGAATGGTAAAGCAGGTACTAAAGATCCAATTGAAATTATCACTGAACCGTACATTAAAGTAGAAATACTTGATAAAGATGGACATGTCATTGGCTCTGGAAAAACTGATAAAAACGGTCATGTAATAATTAAACCAAACAAACCATATCCTGAAGGTACAATTATTATTAAAGCTACAGATAATGCTCAGCCACCGAACAGTTCATTCTCAGATCCAATTAAAGTAACTGATACAACGGCACCAACAGAACCAAAAATTCATACAACACTGATTCATAAAGCTAATACTAAGACACCAGTGAAAGTTACAACCGATCCTTATACACTTGTCGAATTGTTGGACAAACATGGACATGTCATTGGTAAAGCTACGACTGATGGTAACGGTAATGCTACTATAAAACCAACAACACCAATACCAGAAGGTGAAGTAACAGTAAGAGCTACTGATAATGCTCAACATCCAAATAGTTCTTTATCTAAACCAGTTAAAGTAACATTAGCAGATAATGATAGAGCACATAAAAATGGTCGTCGTACTAACAATACAAATCAAAAAGATTCAAAACACAATAGTGGAAATACAGGTGATCAAGGTGATAATTTGAGTGGCTATAATCAAAATGATAGCAATCAAAATACTGTTAGATCTTTACCTAACACAGGTTACAGCAATAGTGAATCATCAACTGCATTCTTAATGACTTCACTATTGAGTGGTATCGCATTATTATCAAGAAAATTTAAAAAAGAAGAGAAGTAA
- a CDS encoding thymidylate synthase, whose product MLNSFDSAYHALCEEILEIGNQRDDRTHTGTISKFGHQLRFDLSKGFPLLTTKKVSFKLIATELLWFIKGDTNIQYLLKYNNNIWNEWAFEKYVQSNDYHGPDMTNFGHRALQDDEFNELYKEEMSKFKQHILNDDSFAKKYGDLGNVYGKQWRDWVDKEGNHFDQLKTVIEQIKNSPNSRRHIVSAWNPTEIDSMALPPCHTMFQFYVQDGRLSCQLYQRSADIFLGVPFNIASYALLTHLIAKECNLEVGEFVHTFGDAHIYSNHIEAIKTQLSRNSFDPPTLKINSNASIFDINYEDLELIGYNSHPAIKAPIAV is encoded by the coding sequence ATGTTAAATTCCTTTGATTCAGCTTATCATGCTTTATGCGAAGAAATATTAGAAATTGGTAATCAACGGGATGATCGTACTCATACCGGTACTATTTCTAAATTTGGTCATCAGTTACGATTTGATTTATCTAAGGGTTTCCCATTACTTACAACAAAAAAAGTATCTTTCAAACTTATCGCTACAGAATTATTATGGTTTATTAAAGGCGATACAAATATACAATACTTACTAAAATATAATAATAATATTTGGAATGAGTGGGCCTTCGAGAAATATGTGCAATCTAATGATTATCATGGTCCTGATATGACTAATTTTGGTCATAGAGCACTACAAGATGATGAATTTAATGAACTGTATAAAGAAGAAATGTCTAAATTCAAACAACACATTTTAAATGATGACTCATTTGCAAAAAAATACGGAGATTTAGGTAATGTATATGGTAAACAATGGAGAGATTGGGTAGATAAAGAAGGTAACCACTTTGATCAACTTAAAACCGTTATTGAACAAATTAAAAATAGTCCAAATTCTCGCCGACATATTGTCTCAGCATGGAATCCAACAGAAATAGATAGCATGGCTTTGCCACCATGCCATACTATGTTCCAATTTTATGTTCAAGATGGCAGATTAAGTTGTCAATTGTATCAACGAAGTGCAGATATTTTCTTAGGTGTACCATTTAATATTGCTAGCTATGCATTATTAACACATTTAATAGCAAAAGAGTGTAATCTTGAAGTTGGAGAATTTGTGCATACTTTTGGTGACGCACATATTTACTCTAATCATATTGAAGCAATAAAAACACAATTGTCTAGAAACAGTTTTGATCCGCCAACTTTAAAAATTAATTCAAATGCATCTATTTTCGATATCAATTACGAAGATTTAGAATTAATTGGATATAACTCACACCCAGCAATTAAGGCACCAATTGCAGTATAA
- the msrB gene encoding peptide-methionine (R)-S-oxide reductase MsrB, translated as MIKKDKNELNEMEYLVTQENGTEPPFQNEYWNHFDKGIYVDKISGKPLFTSEEKFESNCGWPSFSKSIDDDEIIELVDKTFGMIRTEVRSEDANSHLGHVFNDGPKESGGLRYCINSAAIQFIPYDKLEELGYGDLIPHFEK; from the coding sequence ATGATTAAAAAAGATAAAAATGAATTAAATGAAATGGAATATTTAGTTACTCAAGAAAATGGTACTGAACCTCCATTTCAAAATGAATATTGGAATCATTTTGATAAGGGTATTTATGTAGATAAAATTTCAGGCAAACCATTGTTTACTTCAGAAGAAAAGTTTGAATCTAACTGTGGATGGCCTAGTTTTTCTAAATCAATTGATGATGATGAAATCATTGAACTCGTAGATAAAACATTTGGTATGATTAGAACAGAAGTCAGATCAGAAGATGCTAACAGTCATTTAGGTCATGTATTCAACGATGGTCCGAAAGAAAGTGGTGGACTACGTTATTGTATTAATTCTGCAGCGATTCAATTTATCCCTTATGATAAGTTAGAAGAACTTGGATATGGAGATTTAATTCCGCATTTTGAAAAATAG
- the fakB2 gene encoding fatty acid kinase binding subunit FakB2, whose amino-acid sequence MTKQIIVTDSTSDLSHEYLKQHNIHVVPLSLTIDGKSFVDQIDITSEAFIQRIEEDADVKTSQPPIGKFIELYEELGKEDVEIFSIHMSSGLSGTYQTALQASDMVDTKVTVIDSKSISFGLGYQIQRLVELINTNLSSNQIVNKLKELQKNIKLFVVIGQLNQLIKGGRISKTKGFIGNIMKIKPVGTLEDGYLEIVHNARTQNSSIQYLKKEISEFIDKHKIKSIGVAHANVLDFVDKLKLQFDEAFGQQKYDVNVTTPVISTHTGQGAIGLVVVRESN is encoded by the coding sequence ATGACTAAACAAATTATCGTGACTGATTCTACATCAGATTTATCACATGAGTATCTAAAACAACATAATATACACGTAGTACCTTTAAGCTTAACGATTGACGGAAAATCATTTGTTGATCAAATAGATATTACATCTGAGGCTTTTATTCAACGAATTGAGGAAGATGCCGACGTAAAAACAAGCCAACCACCAATCGGGAAATTTATTGAACTATACGAAGAACTTGGTAAAGAGGATGTTGAAATCTTTAGTATCCATATGTCATCAGGCCTAAGTGGTACATACCAAACTGCTTTGCAAGCTAGTGATATGGTTGACACTAAAGTAACCGTAATTGATTCCAAATCTATTTCATTCGGACTCGGCTACCAAATCCAACGACTTGTTGAATTAATTAATACGAATCTTTCGTCTAATCAAATCGTAAACAAACTTAAAGAATTACAAAAGAACATTAAACTCTTTGTTGTAATTGGACAATTAAATCAATTAATTAAAGGTGGACGCATAAGTAAGACTAAAGGTTTTATTGGTAATATAATGAAAATTAAACCCGTCGGCACTTTAGAAGATGGATATTTAGAAATCGTACATAATGCACGTACACAAAATTCTAGTATTCAATATCTAAAAAAAGAAATTTCAGAATTTATCGATAAACATAAAATTAAATCGATTGGTGTTGCTCACGCAAACGTTCTTGACTTTGTTGACAAGCTTAAGTTGCAATTTGATGAGGCATTCGGCCAACAGAAATATGATGTTAATGTAACGACACCAGTTATTTCAACCCATACCGGTCAAGGAGCAATCGGCTTGGTTGTCGTTCGTGAATCAAATTAA
- a CDS encoding dihydrofolate reductase, protein MTLSILVAHDEQRVIGYNNDLPWHLPNDLKHVKKLSTGNTLVMGRRTFESIGKPLPNRRNVVLTSDTTFNVDGVDVIHSIDDIYKLEGHIFIFGGQSLFEEMIDKVDDMYITVVNGKHQGDTFFPPYTFEEWEVESSVDGELDEKNTIPHTFLHLVRKH, encoded by the coding sequence ATGACTTTATCAATTTTGGTAGCACATGATGAACAACGCGTTATTGGATATAATAATGATTTACCATGGCATTTACCTAATGATTTGAAACATGTTAAAAAATTATCAACTGGAAACACGCTAGTGATGGGGAGAAGAACATTTGAGTCAATTGGTAAACCGCTTCCTAACAGAAGAAATGTAGTGTTAACGAGTGACACAACGTTTAACGTTGATGGTGTAGATGTGATTCATTCTATAGATGATATTTACAAATTAGAAGGTCATATTTTTATCTTTGGTGGTCAGTCATTATTTGAAGAAATGATTGATAAAGTAGATGATATGTACATTACTGTTGTTAATGGTAAACACCAGGGCGATACATTTTTCCCACCTTATACTTTTGAAGAATGGGAAGTAGAGTCATCGGTAGACGGAGAGTTAGATGAGAAAAATACAATTCCACATACGTTTTTACATTTAGTACGTAAACATTAA